The DNA region GTTAAGAACTTGTATCGAACTGATCTACAGCGTGTGGATAGAATGAGCATGTTCAATACAGTGGAATGCCGTGTACCGTTTCTCGACAAAGATCTTTTCGATTTTATAATATCGGCACCGATGGAGTTCCATGTAAGAGATGATTTTACAAAAGTTCTACTGAGGGACGCTTTTTCCCTCGAATTACCAGATTATATCACTTGGCGACCAAAAATGAGGATGTCTGAAGGGTCAGGTATAGGCGGACTGATCTTTGACGTACTTCAATCAATAAATGAGAGCCTGGATAGCAAGCCTTTTCCATTAGAAGATAATGCAATTAATAATGCTGCTTTGATATTCCAAGAGTTCGGCTTTGAGCTTCCAGACAATCGATATAAGGTACAAGGTCTCGATTATCATAGCGGCGGATGGACGACCTCGACAACTAAAGACATTGATAAAAACCTCGTCAGTTCCCCTGCCAGCGAAGGATAATAAAAATGATTATTGCAAAGGATACTTTGAGTAAACAGGATTTACTGTCTTCCGACCAATGGGGCGACCACAAATTTCAAATGAAGAATGCCATTCGCACCAAGGCTCAGCTGGAAGCCTGGGTAACTCTCAGTGATACAGAATTGAAGGGCATTGAGCAAACAGAGAGCCAGTATAAGTGGATGATTACTCCATATTATGCATCACTGATGGACGAGACCAATGAGAATTGTCCGATTCGGCTGCAAAGCATACCCCACCCGAAAGAAGTTGATGAGAGTAATCAGCAGGAGGATGTAGACCCGGTGGGTGATATGGTTTATATGAAAACCAGACGCGTCGTACATAAGTATCCAAACCGAGTCATATTCCTAGTGTCGGATACTTGCCCAGTTTATTGCAGACACTGCACTAGAAAGTTTCACACAACTGATAAGTCAGGCAGTTATTACAACAAAGAGCTTCCCGACTCATATGATCAAGACATAGAGTACATCGCAAACAACAAAAACATCAGCGACGTATTACTTGCTGGAGGCGACCCGCTAATTCTTTCCGATAAGCTTTTGCATAGCATTATCTCTAGGCTCAATGCGATCCCCCACGTAGATTTTGTACGCATTGGCTCACGGTACCCGGTTTTTCTTCCGCAGCGGATAACAGATGATTTTTGTAAGATGTTGTCCGAATTCAAATCAATCTGGTTTAGCACCCATTTCAATCATCCCGTGGAAGTGACTCCTGAGGCCTTAAGCGCGATAGATAAACTTCTTTCCCACGGTATACCGGTGCAAAACCAGACAGTGCTGTTGCGTGGTGTGAACGACGACGTCGAAACACTTAGAACGTTGAACCGGATGCTGGTGAAAGGCAGGGTAAGGCCTTATTACCTATACCACGCGGACAATGTTCAAGGCGTGTCGCACTTTAGGACGTCGATAGAAAAGGGCCTTGAGATTATGGAGCAGCTGCACGGTTATGAAACTGGTTTCAGCGTCCCGCAGTATGTTTACACCACTAAACTTGGGAAGATCCCTTTGAATAACCAGTACTTCTATAAACTTGGCTCTAAGAATTTTGTGCTTGGCTATGATCATAAAACGCTTGAAATCCCTTGAGGTCAACTGACTCGCGAGTGGGTCACTACCTGGTGGCTTTGAAACTAAATAATTTACCATTTCTTCGGTACAGATATGATATTTACTAAATTAGACTACTCAATGTTAAGCCCGGAATCTATTGTCGCTCAATTTAAAGAGGACTTTAGTTTTTCATCTGACGTCACAATATTAGATCTTCCTAAAGCCAATCAACAGCGACCGACGCCGAAACATTGGAGAGACGACTGCCATTCAAACTACGATGATTTATTTCTTCAGCTTTCAAGGCATGTTGGTGATGTCTTCGGTTATAGCGACCTGCAGAACGGTAAGCTTGTTCAAGAAATATTCCCAATCTTCCAAGATAGAAATAAGCAGTTGGGAAGTGGTTCTGTGCATTTAGAACTGCATACTGAAGACCCCGCTTTACCTTATAGGGCAGATGTACTAGGTTTTTTATGCGTAAGAAACGACGATAAAGTCCCCAACTTGCTGTCTTGCCCAGATTTTTCAGCTGTTGATGCAACACTCAAGCACAGGTTAACTGAGAGCCGTTATACCATTCTTTCCGACCGACCTTCTACGATCGAATATAAGCCAACAGCTCTAGAGTCGGCGGTGTTGCAAGAATCACCTACCGAGGGCTACAGCTTCATTTATGATCCTGTCTACGTTGACTACAGCAAAATGTCTCACTACGAAGAACTAGATTTTAAGGATTTTATCAAGCTGGTTGAGTCAGCAACCTTTGACTTATCAATGAACGAAGCACAGGTTTTGTTTATCAACAACTATAAGTGCGCTCATGGCAGGCCACAATTTACGCCAAAGTACGATGGAACGGATCGATGGCTGAAAAGAGTACAGATTTCCAAGGATGTGTCTAAGCACCTAGACCGGGAGTACAGTCTTGACATCATCACTGATATATAACCGTGCCGCGAGGCTTTCCCGTAGATATGCTTCCGAGATGCGCGAGAGTTCCCGGCTCTCGCTAGCCTTTGTATCTGGCAATATCGCGCATGTGATTATTGCGACTACGGACGTAATAATGGCTGGATGGATTAGTACCGAGGCGTTAGCTGCGTCGACTTTGGCACAGGGCCTCTACTATCTTCTGTTTTTATTATTTTCCGGGCTACTCATCTCTACCATCCCGTTTATTACTGATGCATTGGGATCTAAGGCAAAAGAAGAACAATATGCATCTGTATCGACCAGCTGCATTCAGCTCATAGTAGCTGCGTTCTTAATATGCTTAGCAATGCTCTATTTTACGAAAGAAATATTAGTTTTTTTTGGCCAGGATCCGCTTTTGTCTCTCGAAGCTCAGAGATACATGAATAGCCTGATGTGGAGCATCGGCCCAGCGATTTTATTTGTACACCTCAGAAATGTTTTATCAATAATGGGATCAGCGCGATATACAGTTATCGCAATTATTATAGCGGCGATCTTTAACTTCGTTGCTAACC from Pseudomonas sp. ACM7 includes:
- the blsG gene encoding arginine 2,3-aminomutase; the encoded protein is MIIAKDTLSKQDLLSSDQWGDHKFQMKNAIRTKAQLEAWVTLSDTELKGIEQTESQYKWMITPYYASLMDETNENCPIRLQSIPHPKEVDESNQQEDVDPVGDMVYMKTRRVVHKYPNRVIFLVSDTCPVYCRHCTRKFHTTDKSGSYYNKELPDSYDQDIEYIANNKNISDVLLAGGDPLILSDKLLHSIISRLNAIPHVDFVRIGSRYPVFLPQRITDDFCKMLSEFKSIWFSTHFNHPVEVTPEALSAIDKLLSHGIPVQNQTVLLRGVNDDVETLRTLNRMLVKGRVRPYYLYHADNVQGVSHFRTSIEKGLEIMEQLHGYETGFSVPQYVYTTKLGKIPLNNQYFYKLGSKNFVLGYDHKTLEIP